From the genome of Gracilibacillus salitolerans, one region includes:
- a CDS encoding CBO0543 family protein codes for MIIPEEVAKKTDDVYKILVEANQKDHNIWMEYVFLSWQWWFCFILSIIPWVLWWKYRKKESTNRLLLGAFFTIFISMFLDSFGTELGYWDYRYELIPFLPAFFPWDLSLLPVAFLLLVQIKPNISPILKAIFYAFLSSLIGEPFFEWLGFYKSINWNHLYSLPIQFIIFLFGYFLVTSTSFEEVKRR; via the coding sequence ATGATTATTCCAGAAGAAGTGGCAAAAAAAACAGATGATGTTTATAAAATTTTAGTGGAAGCTAATCAAAAGGATCATAATATTTGGATGGAATATGTGTTTTTATCTTGGCAATGGTGGTTTTGTTTCATATTATCTATTATTCCTTGGGTTTTATGGTGGAAATATAGAAAAAAGGAGTCCACTAACCGTTTACTACTCGGAGCTTTTTTTACCATATTTATCTCGATGTTCCTAGATTCCTTTGGAACAGAATTGGGTTATTGGGATTACAGATATGAACTTATACCGTTTTTGCCAGCTTTCTTCCCTTGGGATTTAAGTCTTCTTCCTGTTGCTTTTCTATTACTTGTGCAAATAAAACCAAATATTTCACCTATTTTAAAAGCTATTTTTTATGCATTTCTTAGCTCATTAATAGGTGAACCGTTTTTCGAGTGGTTAGGATTTTATAAGTCAATCAATTGGAATCACCTTTATTCATTACCGATACAATTTATAATATTTCTATTTGGATACTTCCTTGTTACAAGCACGAGTTTTGAAGAGGTAAAACGAAGATGA
- a CDS encoding helix-turn-helix domain-containing protein, which yields MLKIEGVYHDIDPYWSTEKARGLYTLVYVTEGKVVYYIENKQLELEKGEFLWIPDNLYRAWKNHQFKSHRKYTVLFSTETKTVDFPLPFPAKDQLFRYKPRNSAYFEQRFAFLYVQWLGQRTYYEQLSRNILSELLLLISQERFEQSASPGKETVVRKVQEYILYNFRNHITIDELSKIANVSPNYVTVLFKEVIGVTPIQYLHQTRVNMAWNLLTTTQMSVKEAAEYLGYCDQSYFNRMFKKWMGMPPSQVNS from the coding sequence ATGTTGAAAATAGAAGGGGTATATCATGATATCGATCCATATTGGAGCACGGAAAAAGCACGTGGCTTATATACACTTGTTTATGTTACGGAAGGAAAAGTAGTTTATTACATCGAAAATAAGCAATTAGAGTTAGAAAAGGGAGAGTTTTTATGGATACCCGATAATTTATACCGTGCTTGGAAAAATCATCAATTTAAATCTCACCGAAAATATACCGTTTTATTTTCTACTGAAACCAAAACGGTTGATTTTCCTTTACCCTTTCCAGCGAAAGATCAATTATTTCGGTATAAACCGAGAAATTCCGCTTATTTTGAGCAACGTTTTGCCTTTTTATATGTCCAATGGCTTGGTCAAAGAACGTATTACGAGCAGTTATCACGTAATATATTGTCGGAATTATTATTGCTAATTTCCCAAGAAAGGTTTGAACAAAGTGCTTCACCTGGAAAGGAAACTGTGGTACGAAAAGTACAAGAGTATATCCTATACAATTTCCGCAATCATATTACCATTGATGAATTATCCAAAATAGCAAATGTATCACCTAACTATGTTACGGTATTATTTAAAGAAGTAATTGGTGTGACACCTATTCAATATTTACACCAGACACGTGTAAACATGGCATGGAATCTATTAACTACTACCCAAATGTCTGTTAAGGAAGCAGCAGAATATCTAGGGTATTGTGATCAATCTTATTTTAATCGTATGTTCAAAAAATGGATGGGTATGCCTCCATCTCAAGTTAACTCATAG